The region TTTCATTGAGTCTAACTATGAAAAAGTGAGAAGAGGGACAATCTAATATAAGAAGAGGGATACTTTGcattacataaataaataatgttttGAACCCGGGggagccacttacattggcgagtggataccatgcgcgaccaaaaaacacgtaaaaaggatgttttttttaagataggGCACGATActtacgtaacgtgataagggtgtcaaaaacacaaaaataatgaaaaagggtatctatttcgctcggaaatttacgtgtttcgggtaaaatttgcggggatgataaaacaaaattaaaatgttttatatagtgtgtcctttttgccccaacactacgtatTTAGAGTCCGCTTtacgcgaggtgtggaaggtctGGTTGTACTAAACTAAGATGTGTAAaacagtaaacatggtaaaggtaaaaccgacgaccgaaagACCCGTggcataacaatgaaatattcctgtacttgtttaggggttcatttcagggaatatttgccaagagtatcgttttgtttccaatacgtgttaagggtatggtttcacacgccaatacttgcactttcagaatattgaaattacgtgtttagggtgcttttcgagaccccatggtcgcgcatggtatccactcgtcaatggaagtggcccccggggttTTGAACGATATCTCAAAGTGTCAACAAAAGCAGCAAAAAATCTTTATAAATGGAATTAGGGGATTTGAAGATATTACCTGTAGAGGAACAGTCGACAACTTCAAGGCAAATTTTTTCCAAGATTTCACAGGCATCAGCGCTATTCTGCTCTCCTTCCTCTACCAGACACACCATATTATTCTCAGCTTCATCAAACAGGTTCTGTTCAGTAGATGTAAGAAGTCCTCTTAGATCTTCTTCACACGTGTCAACCACCTGCCTGTATCTGTCACATAGGGCTTCAAACTCTGCAGTGCGATCGGTAGTTTGGGCTAGAAATCAAGGAAATTATCAAATcgtgattttgttttcattgcatttacCAAAAACACATAGAACAAACCAGTGGCATATTGAGCCAAAAATTTGAGGGGGCAAGATATGGCGCAttgggaaaatattttttttaagtttcgaAGAGAGCGAAGCAAGTGAGCAAAAATTTGatacaatattcagaaaatgatattacattttcaccctttctatctttcccttttttattcctttcctcTTTTGTTTGGGGGCAAGCGCCCCGGCTAGCCCTCTCCCATGTACGCCACTGGAACAAACATATAATTTACATTGTTTACTGATGATCTCCATcatcacaataaaaaaatgaaaataagacacctaaacaaacaaattgacaagTGTTGTTCTGTAATGTAGAAACTCACTGTCCTAACAATatgaaaagttatatgtcaTCCTCCCCAAACAAAGTAGACATATCAAACTTGATGAAAGTCATGATAGAAACAGCACCAAAGTGAGAAAAGATATCTGCCAGTTTCGAAAAAAGCCTCTATCaatttttgattgaaaaaaaaaaatccataccTTTTACTCCCATTGCAAAAAATGCAACGAGACACAGACAAACGCAGAATGTTTTTACCTGTaaaagggaaaaatgaagaaaacaaatcaaatcatttgtaTACTCTAAAATAATAGTTTTAATGATAACATGAACATTTTAAGAATTAGTTGAAATTGGAAGGCAAAAAAGGAATAGGAGTGATTATTAAATGGAATGAAATGGATGTCAcatgaaaagaatataaaaattgtaaagaaaagaaaacagttTCTAATCCTAAAGCTTAATATAAATGGAATTTTAATAGAAAATACCATTGGCGGATCGGGGAACTAAAACAAAGAGGTATACCCATACTTATGAGATCTAAGATAAAAAATTCGCTGTAAAATggagatttctttttatataaacgatttcacaaataaatcataattcatgTCATCAAATTTgtccttttttcttctcattttatatattaaatGCTTTAAAAGCTTATACTATAACTGTTTTGCACAAAAGCAATGTTATACTTACCCAATGAGCCATTTCAGGAGTTTTGCTGAGCCGAgcgttttgaaaaaaaaggaaattatttcGAATGCTGATGAATGAGTGATTAATGGATATATTTTGTCCCTTTTATAgtatttgaaaataatcaaaatttagGTTCGAAACGCTTGGCTTTTACAATCGGAAAATTGCAATATGGCATGATATGACAGTTTAAGGTCTGATTGATCAAAACGAGTATTTTACGTAATTTGTTTGTGATAGTGAAGGCTgtaattatgtattttgttttctaattatgcataatcaattaatattatttagatGAAGTTGGCAGTTTCAAAGGtcagaaattgaaaatataactaATAAAACGAGTGAACTAACTAATGCGTTTGCGTTTAGAACCAAGgactctccctctccctctgtctttctctctctcacacacacacgccccatccactctttctctctctctctctctcaaatttGATTGACATGGTCTATTGTCTTGTTTTATCTACCTTTTAAAGTAAATGAAACAATCATGATTGACATTAGCCGACAGTTGGCTATACTAGAGTAGTTGGTCGATCTATAGGACCTAATTCTTCCCATCAACTTGTGTTTAACAACTGCTTTGTATGTTTAGTATTGaggaatattttaatttgatatacaaataatccacgaatacatatatacatatggtAATGTGtgttaaaaaaatcttatttgtTAGTGTCTATTAGAATTCACCCATTAAATAAGCTGACCATTGAtatgattttcaataaaatcgTGGTTTGTCtttaatatataaaaatttaCCAGTGGGTATACTAGCATTGACAGATCCAAACTGCCAAACGCATTATATATTACATTATCCTTTGAGCTAGATTCATTGTGCATAATCCAGTCAAAAGTGACATCTAGTACCATAAGTGGTGTAATGAGTGGCACGTGCCCACCCCTCgcacccaaaaaaaaaaaaagataaataaataaatagaataaaaaatttaaaaaatcggcaaaccccccaaaaaatcaaataaagtaaaataaaaacaggggaaagggagagagagacagggaaaagaaagagaattatgGTTGGGAAAACGGAAATATAAGGTTTTTCAGAATTTAATGAGACACAACTAGCTTGGGTCCTATATGTGTTCACTCCTCCTGGAGCACGCATTGTCTGCTAAATTTGATACATATTACCCTTCCAACATGTCCAAGGCGATTAAATAGCGCTTAAAGCATtccgttttcaaatcaaatatcaaatatttatcCTCATTATTAGTGACATAcgcatctttttcatgatttccaaaatcatgaatttttttcccttttagaactgaataaaaagaaaaattcagcTGGCGCATCGTGCCCGCCTTTGTTTTTATAAAGATTAAGTCTTTAAGCAAGTCTTttcgaaatgtcaaaaaaaaaatcagcttacGCTTCGTGCTCGAATATTTGTTTAATGAATTCGtaaaaacagtccttaaaatgtgtCCCTTTTCCATTCCTGtatgaaattatcattaatatcaaattttataaGTTTTATTCATAACACTAtgcattaatattcatttatcataCTGGTGCACTGTTGTATATAAGAGGGACATacatataaaaagttatatatttttttaaacaagtgcacacctagttaccaataatgcatacagcatttccatttatttaaaagCAGGATGAAAGAGCATtgcagattaaatgccttgctcatgggAATAGGTGCCACGGctgggatcgaaccccggactttccaagtatagccaggcgccttagaccactcggccacggcacctccgtGAATGATGAATAATTGACGTCGAtatgagaaataaaagaataaggTCATCTGGACAGTGGCTCTGACACACCATACGTTA is a window of Lytechinus variegatus isolate NC3 chromosome 2, Lvar_3.0, whole genome shotgun sequence DNA encoding:
- the LOC121409574 gene encoding uncharacterized protein LOC121409574, whose protein sequence is MGVKAQTTDRTAEFEALCDRYRQVVDTCEEDLRGLLTSTEQNLFDEAENNMVCLVEEGEQNSADACEILEKICLEVVDCSSTARFRRSSSVSAESSSVESSETD